Proteins from a genomic interval of Oncorhynchus clarkii lewisi isolate Uvic-CL-2024 chromosome 13, UVic_Ocla_1.0, whole genome shotgun sequence:
- the LOC139423972 gene encoding retinal cone rhodopsin-sensitive cGMP 3',5'-cyclic phosphodiesterase subunit gamma-like, with protein MNTAPPAGSALATPAGTAGPTTPKKGPPKFKQRQTRTFKSKAPKPGQKGFGDDIPGMEGLGTDIAVVCPWEAYGDMELSDLAKYGII; from the exons ATGAACACAGCTCCCCCTGCAGGAAGTGCCCTGGCAACGCCCGCTGGGACAGCTGGCCCCACCACCCCCAAGAAGGGACCCCCCAAGTTCAAGCAGAGGCAAACCCGTACATTCAAGAGCAAGGCCCCCAAGCCTGGCCAGAAAGG ATTTGGTGATGACATCCCAGGCATGGAGGGTCTTGGCACAG aCATAGCAGTGGTCTGCCCATGGGAGGCCTACGGCGACATGGAGCTCAGTGATCTGGCCAAATATGGAATCATCTAA